One window from the genome of Haladaptatus paucihalophilus DX253 encodes:
- the arcD gene encoding arginine/ornithine antiporter ArcD — MSSLDFEPLTYDELPEDRRPSFGQALLPVLATVVFLAVGSAWLGMDPHMPLLWAIAFTGLVGYYVLGLSWEDLYDGIADSLLMGLQAVFILFTIYALIATWISSGTIPGLMYYGLKLLSPTVFLPVTAVLSGLVAFSIGSSWTTVGTLGVAFIGIGSGLGIPAPMTAGAILSGAYAGDKQSPLSDTTNLAAAVTNTKLYDHIRRMRTGTMLAFGLAVVGYAILGLRASGAVPTGRVGNIQQALLGTYHISPLVFVPLVVTFGLALRGYPALPSLVAGIFSGVGTAILVQGASFTAAWNVALAGTEPKTGMELVNGLLQSGGIQGSAWTISVVVAALALGGLLETTGVLAVLAHRLSESVSSVGGLVAGTGAAAMVTNVLTAQQYMSIVVPGMTLRNLYEEHGLDSSDLSRAVEAAGTPTGALIPWHAGAIYMAGALGVSTLSYAPYYLFGFLSPAILFVMALTGWRLETESSEKAGTVPSAD, encoded by the coding sequence ATGTCATCACTGGATTTCGAGCCGCTGACGTACGACGAGTTGCCGGAGGACAGGCGACCTTCGTTCGGACAGGCGCTCTTGCCCGTCCTCGCCACGGTCGTCTTTCTCGCGGTCGGGTCGGCGTGGTTAGGGATGGACCCCCACATGCCGCTGTTGTGGGCCATCGCGTTCACCGGTCTCGTCGGCTACTACGTCCTCGGCCTCTCGTGGGAGGACTTGTACGACGGAATCGCGGACAGCCTGTTGATGGGGCTACAGGCCGTGTTCATCCTGTTCACCATCTACGCCCTCATCGCGACGTGGATCAGCTCCGGGACGATTCCGGGGCTGATGTACTACGGGCTGAAACTGCTGTCGCCGACCGTCTTCCTCCCCGTGACGGCGGTGCTGTCGGGACTCGTCGCCTTCTCCATCGGGTCGTCGTGGACCACGGTGGGGACGCTCGGCGTCGCCTTCATCGGCATCGGGTCGGGACTCGGGATTCCCGCGCCGATGACCGCCGGGGCCATCCTCTCCGGCGCGTACGCCGGTGACAAGCAGTCGCCGCTCTCGGACACGACCAACCTCGCGGCGGCGGTGACGAACACGAAACTGTACGACCACATCCGTCGCATGCGAACCGGGACGATGCTCGCGTTCGGCCTCGCCGTCGTCGGCTACGCGATTCTCGGCCTCCGGGCCAGCGGCGCGGTGCCGACCGGTCGCGTCGGGAACATCCAGCAGGCGCTGCTCGGAACGTACCACATCTCGCCGCTGGTGTTCGTCCCGCTCGTGGTGACGTTCGGGCTGGCGCTCCGAGGATACCCCGCGCTACCGTCGCTCGTCGCGGGAATCTTCTCGGGCGTCGGGACGGCCATCCTCGTCCAAGGGGCGTCGTTCACGGCCGCGTGGAACGTTGCGCTGGCCGGAACCGAACCGAAGACGGGTATGGAACTCGTCAACGGACTGCTCCAGAGCGGCGGAATCCAGGGTTCGGCGTGGACCATCAGCGTCGTCGTCGCGGCGCTCGCTCTCGGCGGACTGCTCGAGACGACGGGCGTCCTCGCCGTCCTCGCACACCGCCTCTCCGAGTCGGTCAGCAGCGTGGGCGGCCTGGTCGCCGGAACGGGTGCGGCCGCGATGGTGACGAACGTGCTCACCGCCCAGCAGTACATGAGCATCGTCGTGCCGGGAATGACGCTTCGCAACCTCTACGAGGAGCACGGACTCGACAGCAGCGACCTCTCGCGGGCCGTCGAAGCCGCCGGGACGCCGACGGGCGCGCTCATCCCGTGGCACGCCGGAGCCATCTACATGGCGGGTGCGCTCGGCGTCTCGACGCTCTCCTACGCACCGTACTACCTCTTCGGCTTCCTCTCCCCGGCCATCCTGTTCGTGATGGCGCTCACGGGGTGGCGGCTCGAAACCGAATCGTCGGAAAAAGCGGGTACGGTCCCGTCCGCCGACTGA
- a CDS encoding DUF5785 family protein codes for MDWPHDPDGDEGSEGGRKYGLAILAKKLDEDEDFPLERDEFVEEHSDEPIRINYKKVVSVGDIFEYVEPTEFETITDFHKAVGNAMRAGGFWDYHPVGENPEKKRA; via the coding sequence ATGGACTGGCCTCACGACCCGGATGGTGACGAAGGGAGCGAGGGAGGACGAAAGTACGGACTCGCTATCCTCGCGAAGAAACTGGACGAGGACGAGGACTTCCCGCTCGAACGCGACGAGTTCGTCGAGGAACACTCCGACGAGCCGATTCGGATCAACTACAAGAAGGTTGTCAGCGTCGGCGACATCTTCGAATACGTCGAACCGACCGAGTTCGAGACGATAACCGACTTCCACAAAGCCGTCGGCAACGCGATGCGGGCCGGTGGCTTCTGGGACTACCACCCGGTCGGCGAAAACCCCGAGAAGAAACGCGCCTAA
- a CDS encoding helix-turn-helix domain-containing protein: MVTEPHERTEQQHETLRSAMDRGYYEIPRRMTTTDLAEELGVSHQAVSERLRRGHRCLVEHGLPTPRK; encoded by the coding sequence ATGGTAACCGAACCGCACGAACGCACCGAACAACAGCACGAAACGTTGCGGAGCGCCATGGACAGAGGGTATTACGAGATTCCACGGCGAATGACGACCACGGACCTCGCCGAGGAACTCGGCGTCTCACACCAAGCCGTCTCGGAACGGCTTCGGCGCGGTCATCGGTGTCTGGTCGAACACGGACTCCCCACGCCGAGAAAGTGA
- a CDS encoding malectin domain-containing carbohydrate-binding protein: MSGSSSGGFIHGILIGGGVVFFVAGILIVTGVPGGVLQPASGGANDSTSTPVETTQTTPTATTTTAAQTTQTTRTTSTTTRPSTTTAQTTTTTQTTTATTAPSKTVRYRVNVGGRWLSSSDTGPNWLEDSENDPVRFGNARVSGSHTNGTNDPIAMTPAVPAGTPEAMFQSRRYDADTKNDRTDDTEMQYRFPVRSGKYEVRLYFAETYLGNSGWNDHKKEGPREFDVEIEGNRVLHKYNMYKELGHDRGTMKSYTVTVRDGTLNVKFLHRKEDPMLSGIEIVRVNDGNVNNSRDGSDGTDGWSWSRDVPTQPLAAVTDSGFEPA; the protein is encoded by the coding sequence ATGTCAGGCTCTTCATCCGGAGGATTCATCCACGGGATACTTATCGGCGGTGGCGTCGTTTTCTTCGTTGCGGGAATACTGATCGTGACGGGGGTGCCGGGCGGCGTGCTCCAACCGGCGTCCGGCGGTGCGAACGACTCCACCAGTACCCCGGTCGAAACGACACAGACGACGCCGACCGCCACGACCACGACGGCAGCGCAAACGACGCAAACGACACGAACGACTTCGACCACCACGCGACCGTCCACCACGACGGCACAGACCACAACGACGACACAAACGACGACAGCGACGACGGCACCGAGTAAGACGGTTCGGTACCGTGTCAACGTCGGTGGCCGATGGCTCTCGTCGTCGGACACTGGCCCGAACTGGCTGGAAGATTCCGAAAACGACCCCGTTCGGTTCGGGAACGCGCGTGTCAGCGGCAGTCACACCAACGGAACGAACGACCCCATCGCCATGACGCCCGCGGTTCCGGCGGGCACGCCCGAGGCGATGTTCCAGAGTCGGCGGTACGACGCCGACACGAAGAACGACCGGACCGACGACACGGAGATGCAGTACCGCTTCCCGGTGCGGAGCGGGAAATACGAGGTCAGACTGTACTTCGCGGAGACGTATCTCGGTAACTCGGGCTGGAACGACCACAAGAAGGAAGGACCGCGGGAGTTCGACGTCGAAATCGAGGGCAACCGCGTCCTCCACAAGTACAACATGTACAAAGAACTCGGTCACGACCGGGGAACGATGAAATCGTACACCGTCACCGTCCGCGACGGCACCCTCAACGTGAAGTTCCTCCACCGGAAGGAAGACCCCATGCTCTCGGGCATCGAAATCGTCCGGGTGAACGATGGCAACGTGAACAACAGCCGCGACGGCTCGGACGGAACCGACGGATGGTCGTGGTCCCGCGACGTGCCCACCCAACCGCTCGCCGCGGTCACGGACTCGGGCTTCGAACCGGCGTAA
- a CDS encoding TMEM175 family protein yields the protein MSGLLSRETEETERLVTFSDGVFAIAITLLVLDISVPTVPAGEPASVLPTLVFEQWHELFGYVFSFLVIGSYWVLHRRVFVYIEKSDKRLVWLNLLFLLFVAFVPYATSLFTAYPDRFGVMFYAGTLAATGFLLAGLWGHAARTRLVQEGLPPRAMAIRAARFFVSPTVFVLSIGIAFIDPFVAIFSWLLVLPFTALFESRLVNYLEGETEESTS from the coding sequence ATGAGCGGCCTTCTTTCACGGGAGACGGAGGAGACGGAACGCCTCGTCACGTTCAGCGATGGCGTCTTCGCCATCGCCATCACGCTGCTGGTGCTGGACATCTCCGTGCCGACAGTCCCGGCGGGAGAACCGGCGTCGGTGCTTCCCACTCTCGTCTTCGAACAGTGGCACGAGTTGTTCGGATACGTGTTCAGCTTCCTCGTCATCGGGTCGTACTGGGTGCTCCACAGACGGGTGTTCGTGTACATCGAGAAGTCCGACAAACGCCTCGTCTGGCTCAATCTCCTCTTCCTCCTGTTCGTCGCGTTCGTACCCTACGCCACGTCCCTGTTCACCGCCTATCCCGACCGGTTCGGCGTCATGTTCTATGCGGGAACGCTCGCCGCCACGGGCTTCCTCCTCGCTGGATTGTGGGGCCACGCCGCACGGACACGCCTCGTACAGGAAGGGCTCCCTCCCCGTGCGATGGCCATCCGAGCTGCGCGATTTTTCGTGTCTCCGACCGTCTTCGTCCTCTCGATAGGAATCGCGTTCATCGACCCGTTCGTCGCTATTTTCAGCTGGTTGCTGGTCCTGCCCTTCACCGCCCTGTTCGAATCACGGCTCGTCAACTACCTCGAAGGAGAAACGGAAGAATCGACGTCGTAA